Proteins found in one Mucilaginibacter inviolabilis genomic segment:
- a CDS encoding winged helix-turn-helix transcriptional regulator, whose amino-acid sequence MKVIKNELLPSPAECAVSLKNVIDALYVLNGKWKLALILSLVQASKRFNEIQNEITGISSKVLAKELKDLELNDFIKRNVYPTSPVSIIYEATEYSRTLKSVLAELSAWGEQHREKIKQSMREQSSL is encoded by the coding sequence ATGAAAGTCATTAAAAATGAACTACTACCGAGCCCTGCAGAATGCGCAGTATCGCTCAAAAACGTCATTGATGCGTTGTATGTTCTTAATGGAAAGTGGAAACTGGCTTTGATCCTCTCGCTGGTGCAAGCATCAAAGCGTTTTAATGAAATTCAGAACGAGATCACCGGTATCTCCTCCAAAGTGTTAGCTAAAGAATTAAAAGACCTGGAATTAAATGATTTCATTAAACGTAATGTATACCCAACCTCCCCGGTAAGCATCATTTATGAAGCAACCGAATACAGCCGCACGTTAAAAAGTGTGCTAGCCGAACTAAGTGCCTGGGGTGAACAGCACAGGGAAAAAATTAAGCAAAGCATGCGGGAACAATCTTCATTATGA
- a CDS encoding FMN-dependent NADH-azoreductase, whose translation MKHILHLKSSIQGEASYSVKLGHTIVEKIQGKYPDSTLDELNLADIEMPHLNPAVLRAFFIPKDQQTAAEKESIHLSDELVKQLFAADILVIGAPLINFTIHSALKAWIDHITRAGITFGYGENGPVGKVTGKKVYVAMSSGGVYSEGPGKANDFVAPYLKAFLGFLGMTDLTVFRVEGLKVPGVKEHAMKKAIESIKID comes from the coding sequence ATGAAACACATCCTTCATTTGAAGTCAAGCATACAAGGTGAAGCATCATACAGCGTTAAGTTGGGGCACACAATTGTCGAAAAAATTCAGGGAAAGTATCCAGACAGTACCCTGGACGAATTAAATCTGGCGGATATTGAAATGCCGCATCTTAATCCTGCTGTTCTTCGCGCATTCTTTATTCCTAAAGATCAGCAAACAGCAGCAGAAAAAGAATCCATTCACCTTTCTGACGAGCTGGTTAAACAATTGTTTGCCGCAGACATCTTAGTTATTGGAGCACCGCTGATTAATTTTACCATTCATTCCGCGTTAAAGGCTTGGATTGATCATATTACCAGGGCCGGAATCACGTTTGGGTATGGAGAAAATGGCCCTGTCGGAAAGGTAACAGGAAAAAAGGTTTATGTAGCTATGTCTTCCGGTGGTGTTTATTCTGAAGGCCCGGGCAAAGCTAACGATTTTGTTGCTCCTTATTTGAAGGCGTTTCTTGGTTTTTTAGGGATGACAGATCTGACGGTGTTCCGTGTTGAGGGATTAAAAGTGCCTGGAGTAAAAGAACACGCTATGAAGAAAGCGATTGAAAGTATAAAAATTGATTAA
- a CDS encoding MFS transporter encodes MAEEGDSKPHKVDSFAALRYKDFRSYVGMRFCFTFAYQMQAVVIGFYIYQLTKSVFALGLVGLCEAIPAIGIALYGGYIADKSEKRKMLLIIFAMVILTSSVMFTVTLNSMSGIIHKDWIVPIIFAMIFCNGVARAFYGPATFTVYAHSIPKEVYPNGSTWSSSSWQVASIVGPAAGGLIYGYAGKIMPGLSGITATFSVIIFFLLISLVLVFFLRKYPPVFVPKESIWKSLSEGIHFVFHNKMMIGAMSLDLFSVFFGGAVALLPVFANEILKVGAEGLGIMRATASLGAVLTMLAMTRFSPMGKPWRNLLIAVTGFGLSIICFGLSRSFYLSLFFIFTEGAFDSISVIIRGTIMQLLTPDHMRGRVSAVNQMFIGSSNEIGAFESGTAARLLGTVPAVIFGGSMTMLIVGITYLKTKKLIPLSLNQIQPPVAEVKSVV; translated from the coding sequence GTGGCCGAAGAAGGAGATAGTAAACCCCATAAAGTAGATTCCTTTGCAGCATTGCGATACAAAGATTTTAGGTCTTACGTAGGCATGCGCTTTTGTTTTACCTTTGCTTACCAAATGCAGGCCGTTGTTATCGGCTTTTATATTTATCAGCTCACCAAAAGTGTTTTTGCACTGGGTTTAGTTGGCCTGTGCGAAGCCATACCTGCCATTGGTATAGCATTGTACGGAGGCTATATTGCCGATAAATCTGAAAAGCGCAAGATGCTGCTCATCATATTTGCTATGGTGATCCTTACCTCATCGGTGATGTTTACCGTTACGCTCAACAGCATGAGCGGGATTATTCATAAAGACTGGATAGTGCCCATTATTTTTGCCATGATATTTTGCAATGGTGTTGCCCGTGCATTTTACGGCCCGGCCACCTTTACGGTTTACGCACATAGTATTCCTAAAGAGGTTTACCCTAATGGCAGTACCTGGAGCAGTTCCAGCTGGCAGGTGGCTTCTATTGTTGGTCCGGCGGCCGGAGGATTGATTTATGGTTATGCCGGTAAAATAATGCCCGGCTTAAGTGGTATTACGGCCACATTCTCCGTCATCATATTTTTTCTGTTGATATCATTAGTGCTGGTTTTCTTCCTGCGCAAATATCCGCCGGTTTTTGTACCTAAAGAAAGTATCTGGAAAAGTTTGTCAGAAGGGATTCACTTTGTGTTTCATAATAAAATGATGATTGGCGCCATGAGCCTCGATCTTTTCTCGGTATTTTTTGGCGGCGCAGTAGCTTTGCTGCCTGTATTTGCTAATGAGATTCTCAAAGTGGGTGCCGAAGGTTTAGGTATTATGCGTGCCACAGCATCCTTGGGCGCGGTGCTCACCATGCTGGCTATGACGCGTTTTTCGCCCATGGGTAAACCATGGCGTAACCTGTTGATAGCGGTTACCGGCTTTGGTTTAAGCATCATTTGTTTTGGTTTATCGCGCAGTTTCTACTTGTCATTATTCTTCATATTTACCGAGGGTGCTTTTGATAGCATCAGCGTAATCATCCGTGGTACCATTATGCAGTTGTTAACCCCCGATCATATGCGCGGCCGGGTATCTGCCGTAAACCAGATGTTCATTGGTTCGTCTAACGAGATTGGCGCTTTTGAATCCGGAACTGCGGCCCGCTTGTTGGGCACAGTGCCTGCTGTGATATTTGGTGGTAGTATGACCATGCTTATTGTAGGTATCACTTATCTCAAAACCAAAAAACTCATCCCATTGTCGCTTAACCAGATACAGCCACCTGTAGCCGAAGTTAAATCTGTGGTGTAA
- a CDS encoding M13 family metallopeptidase has protein sequence MRITKWALAAIPVAILASCGQKKESSSTDDVPKRTVFFDKTGMDTTVKPGDNFYLYASGAWLKKTEIPASQRGWGSFYTLYDDNQKNLHKILEEITKKDNPAGSKEQKVADLYISGMDTVGIEKLGYEPVKPVLAKIAAVKDYKGLVSLAADSYKEGGGFLLGFYVAPDDRISTKNIGHFDQAGLGLPNRDYYFNSDSATVKIRAAYVKYITKLFTLTGVDEATATKKAESILKLETLIAKSHLTPTELRDPVKNYNKFAVADLQKQIPDIDLKDAFKRMELNADTVLVGQPAYFKALDGLLKSEPIEVWKDKATFTALDNASTALSKAFRDANFEFNGKTLSGKKQEQERWKTVIETVDGGIGELLGQLYVEKYFTPDAKQRMLTLVNNLQSVYKDRIEKLDWMSPETKSKALAKLAAFTKKIGYPDKWKTYDDVEISKDAYYKNQESIARHRYNEMIKKAGKPVDKTEWGMTPPTVNAYYNPTFNEIVFPAGILQFPFFDKDADDAINYGAIGAVIGHEMTHGFDDQGRQYDKDGNLKDWWTKADADKFKSRVGLMIEQYNKFTVLNNLHVNGSLTQGENLADIGGVAIAYEAFKRTEQGKGDTKIDGFTPDQRFFLSFGQVWRIKTRDETMRMRISVDPHSPEMYRVNGPLSNTPAFYKAFDVKPGDKLYRPENERVKVW, from the coding sequence ATGAGAATCACAAAATGGGCTTTGGCGGCTATCCCTGTCGCCATTTTAGCGTCATGCGGCCAAAAAAAAGAGTCGTCATCAACAGACGATGTTCCAAAACGCACCGTATTTTTTGATAAAACAGGTATGGATACCACGGTAAAACCCGGCGACAATTTTTATTTGTACGCCAGTGGCGCCTGGTTAAAGAAAACCGAAATACCGGCATCCCAGCGCGGATGGGGTTCGTTTTATACCTTGTATGACGATAACCAGAAAAACCTGCACAAAATATTAGAAGAAATCACCAAAAAAGATAATCCGGCAGGTAGCAAGGAGCAAAAGGTGGCTGATCTTTACATCAGCGGAATGGATACCGTTGGTATCGAAAAGTTAGGCTACGAACCTGTTAAACCCGTATTGGCAAAAATTGCTGCAGTAAAGGATTATAAAGGATTGGTAAGCCTGGCGGCCGATAGCTACAAAGAAGGAGGTGGCTTTCTATTAGGATTTTATGTAGCCCCTGATGATCGTATCAGCACAAAAAACATAGGTCACTTTGACCAGGCGGGTTTAGGTTTACCTAACCGCGACTATTATTTTAACAGCGACTCGGCTACTGTTAAAATACGTGCAGCTTATGTAAAATACATTACCAAACTGTTTACCCTTACCGGTGTTGATGAGGCCACAGCTACTAAAAAAGCCGAAAGTATCCTGAAGCTGGAAACGTTGATAGCTAAATCGCACCTGACACCAACTGAGCTGCGCGATCCGGTTAAAAACTACAATAAATTTGCGGTGGCCGATCTGCAAAAGCAAATCCCGGATATCGACCTGAAAGATGCCTTTAAACGCATGGAGCTAAATGCCGATACTGTTTTAGTTGGCCAGCCTGCTTATTTTAAAGCGCTGGATGGCCTGCTGAAATCTGAGCCTATTGAGGTTTGGAAAGATAAAGCCACTTTTACTGCCCTTGATAATGCTTCAACAGCATTAAGCAAAGCTTTCCGGGATGCCAATTTTGAGTTTAACGGCAAAACCCTGAGTGGTAAAAAACAAGAACAGGAGCGCTGGAAAACCGTTATCGAAACTGTTGATGGTGGTATAGGTGAATTGTTAGGGCAGCTTTATGTAGAGAAATACTTTACCCCGGATGCCAAACAACGTATGCTTACACTAGTAAACAATCTGCAAAGCGTATATAAAGACCGGATTGAAAAGCTGGATTGGATGAGCCCCGAAACTAAGTCTAAAGCATTAGCTAAACTGGCTGCTTTCACCAAAAAAATAGGTTATCCTGATAAGTGGAAAACTTATGATGACGTGGAGATCAGTAAGGATGCTTATTACAAAAACCAGGAATCAATTGCGCGTCATAGATACAACGAGATGATCAAAAAGGCCGGCAAACCGGTTGATAAGACAGAATGGGGTATGACGCCGCCAACAGTTAACGCCTACTATAACCCAACTTTTAACGAAATCGTTTTCCCGGCGGGCATATTGCAGTTCCCTTTCTTTGATAAGGATGCCGATGATGCTATTAACTACGGTGCTATAGGCGCGGTTATCGGTCACGAAATGACCCACGGTTTTGACGATCAGGGCCGCCAGTATGATAAAGACGGTAACCTGAAGGATTGGTGGACAAAGGCAGATGCCGATAAATTTAAAAGCCGTGTTGGTTTGATGATTGAGCAATACAACAAATTTACCGTATTGAACAACCTGCACGTAAATGGCAGCCTTACCCAGGGCGAAAACCTGGCCGATATTGGTGGTGTGGCTATTGCTTATGAAGCGTTTAAAAGAACAGAACAAGGTAAAGGTGATACGAAGATTGATGGTTTTACGCCAGATCAGCGTTTCTTCCTGTCGTTTGGTCAGGTATGGCGCATCAAAACCCGCGATGAAACCATGCGGATGCGTATCAGTGTAGACCCGCATTCGCCAGAGATGTATCGCGTTAACGGTCCGCTGTCAAACACCCCGGCATTTTACAAAGCATTTGATGTAAAACCAGGCGACAAACTTTACCGTCCTGAAAACGAACGTGTGAAGGTTTGGTAA
- a CDS encoding aminotransferase class V-fold PLP-dependent enzyme, giving the protein MIPRGKIDIAYTDIFAGIYYCIADFFKVGRDQKKSENKHEFSCLSVRTGFDLVLSALNFPAGSEILVTDINIPDMFNIIAAHQLIAVPLRVNRQSLNINVQQLAEAITPNTKAILVTHLFGGIMDTDEIIAIAKNNNLTLIEDCAQAYVGDVYKGNSQSDVVMFSFGLIKTNTSLTGAFLRINNDTVYHDVIELSLDYPVQSRIIFFKKLWKVVFMKLLTTKVIYTLFYKICVKKGKDIDQVLSGFTRGFPGQNIIQKIRYRPCVPNLNLLARRLKNFKSDAIDKRKKFATDILKDVLADMQIGNLNKRHSYWVLPIQVNDPDKLINHLRSNGFDATQKASSLIKLASGMIDKNDLLLDNLVYLPMYVNMKNSDRVKLAGLLKDSIML; this is encoded by the coding sequence ATGATTCCAAGAGGTAAAATAGACATCGCTTACACCGATATTTTCGCGGGTATTTATTATTGCATCGCTGATTTTTTTAAGGTAGGGCGAGATCAGAAGAAATCAGAAAATAAGCACGAGTTTAGCTGTCTTTCTGTACGTACCGGGTTCGATCTGGTTTTAAGCGCATTAAATTTTCCGGCTGGTAGCGAAATACTGGTTACCGATATTAACATTCCGGATATGTTTAATATTATAGCAGCTCATCAATTAATAGCAGTGCCTTTACGCGTTAACCGGCAGTCCTTGAATATTAATGTTCAACAATTAGCAGAAGCTATCACTCCAAATACCAAAGCTATATTGGTTACTCATTTGTTTGGAGGCATTATGGATACAGATGAAATAATAGCTATAGCGAAAAATAATAACCTGACGCTTATTGAGGATTGTGCTCAGGCCTATGTTGGCGATGTATATAAAGGCAACAGCCAGAGCGATGTGGTCATGTTTAGTTTTGGGTTAATTAAAACCAACACCTCGCTAACAGGGGCATTCCTTCGGATAAATAATGACACTGTTTATCATGATGTAATTGAGCTTAGCCTGGATTACCCGGTACAGTCCAGGATCATTTTTTTTAAAAAACTATGGAAAGTTGTGTTCATGAAATTGCTCACCACAAAAGTTATTTATACGTTGTTCTATAAAATTTGTGTGAAGAAAGGAAAGGATATTGACCAGGTACTTTCAGGGTTTACCAGGGGTTTTCCGGGTCAGAATATTATCCAAAAAATCAGGTATAGGCCGTGCGTACCAAATCTGAATTTACTTGCCAGAAGATTAAAGAATTTCAAGTCAGATGCTATTGATAAAAGGAAAAAGTTCGCGACTGATATTTTAAAAGATGTCCTTGCTGATATGCAGATCGGTAATTTAAATAAGCGCCATTCTTATTGGGTATTGCCCATACAAGTAAATGACCCCGATAAATTGATCAATCATCTCAGGTCAAATGGTTTCGATGCTACACAAAAGGCATCAAGTTTAATAAAGCTTGCTTCGGGAATGATAGACAAGAATGATCTTTTATTGGATAACCTTGTTTATTTACCCATGTATGTGAACATGAAGAACAGCGATCGAGTTAAACTAGCGGGCTTATTAAAAGATAGTATCATGCTGTAA
- a CDS encoding tryptophan 2,3-dioxygenase family protein, whose translation MMHFHPEIEDRLARLQEKYEAMGQDMTSYLDGLLHADFLTYWDYIHLDTLLSLQSPKTPFPDEEIFIMYHQITELYFKLALHECRQIAEAQPLTVEFFTARLKRINRYFGALTQSFEIMVDGMEKEQFLQFRMSLLPASGFQSGQYRMIEIYATDFINLVDKDKRQELSNASIEDQFEYLYWKFGATELSTGKKTLTLKQFEKKYSKTFIELGKASVNHNFNALARQFEVAGQLTPELKLELKQLDVNVNINWPLSHYKSAVRYLNREPEEIKATGGTNWQKYLPPRFQKRIFYPTLWTADELDNWGKAWVESVLG comes from the coding sequence ATGATGCATTTCCATCCTGAAATTGAAGATCGCCTGGCACGTTTGCAGGAAAAATATGAAGCCATGGGGCAGGATATGACCTCCTACCTTGACGGCTTGCTGCATGCCGATTTTTTAACCTACTGGGACTATATCCACCTGGATACACTCCTGAGCCTGCAGAGCCCTAAAACACCATTCCCCGACGAGGAGATATTCATCATGTATCACCAGATCACCGAGCTATATTTTAAACTGGCGCTGCATGAGTGCCGGCAAATTGCCGAAGCACAACCACTTACGGTGGAATTTTTTACCGCACGGCTAAAACGCATCAACCGGTATTTCGGCGCCTTGACCCAATCGTTCGAGATCATGGTTGACGGGATGGAGAAGGAGCAGTTCCTGCAATTCCGGATGTCATTACTACCGGCCAGCGGATTTCAGTCGGGCCAATACCGGATGATCGAGATATATGCTACTGATTTTATTAACCTGGTTGACAAGGATAAACGCCAGGAGCTGAGTAATGCCTCTATTGAGGACCAGTTTGAATACCTGTACTGGAAATTTGGCGCAACTGAATTATCCACCGGCAAAAAAACACTCACGCTTAAACAATTTGAGAAAAAATATTCCAAAACATTTATTGAGCTGGGTAAAGCCAGCGTCAATCATAATTTCAACGCACTGGCCCGCCAATTTGAAGTCGCCGGGCAATTAACACCGGAGCTGAAACTGGAGTTGAAACAGCTGGATGTGAATGTGAATATCAACTGGCCATTATCGCACTATAAATCGGCTGTAAGATACCTGAACCGTGAGCCCGAGGAGATCAAAGCAACCGGCGGCACCAACTGGCAAAAATACCTGCCTCCCCGTTTTCAGAAACGCATATTTTATCCAACCTTATGGACTGCCGACGAGCTCGATAACTGGGGTAAAGCTTGGGTAGAGAGTGTGTTGGGATAA
- a CDS encoding universal stress protein translates to MKISKILIGIDDSAYARNAAAYGFDMARDYKAAVGLVHIIEPMVIPSTPADNVTGIPMDSTFGIQEVELSEVQTNQTEALINSTIKEFGDGLEITAFKQYGFRAEGIIDCCKEFNADMIVIGTHKRSGIDRLLIGSVAEHVVRHSAVPVLVVPFAE, encoded by the coding sequence ATGAAGATCAGTAAAATACTTATAGGTATCGATGACAGCGCTTACGCGCGCAATGCCGCTGCATATGGTTTTGATATGGCCCGCGATTATAAAGCCGCTGTAGGGCTGGTGCATATTATCGAACCCATGGTAATTCCTTCAACGCCGGCAGATAATGTAACCGGGATACCTATGGATAGCACATTCGGTATTCAGGAGGTGGAGTTAAGCGAGGTGCAAACTAATCAGACAGAAGCGCTTATAAACAGCACCATTAAAGAGTTTGGAGACGGATTGGAGATTACTGCCTTTAAACAATACGGCTTCCGTGCCGAAGGGATAATTGATTGCTGCAAAGAGTTTAATGCCGATATGATTGTAATTGGTACGCACAAACGCTCAGGTATCGATCGTCTGCTTATCGGTAGCGTAGCCGAACATGTGGTACGCCATTCTGCAGTTCCCGTGCTGGTGGTACCGTTTGCGGAATAG
- a CDS encoding HAD-IB family phosphatase translates to MEQYFIIDFDSTFTQVEALDELARISLKNHPNREAIYQQIEDLTNASMEGRLSFTQSLENRVKLLEANRDHLKQLISHLKKKVSTSFSRNTIFFKNHQDEVLIVSGGFKEFITPVVTEYHIKKENIYANTFVFDEQGKIIGYDRENPLSQEGGKVKLLKELQLPGDIYGIGDGYSDFQLKESGMIKKFFAFTENIERKSVAEKADHITPSFDEFLYLNKLPRAISYPKNRIKCLIVGNVDDDALAQMKKEGYNLRHRESIEEKYLEEAGVLFCDEANQPSPEQVQNAGRLKVIGIFGKCNRKLADAATESGIIIFDDPKHNPHNNDFIPRRVMAFMNEGKTHTSCNFPDLQPPRVSNAHRLIHIHKNIPGILAKINEVFASHNINIVGEFLVTNAQIGYVITDVNTGYDPQVLNELKAIEHTIKFRLLY, encoded by the coding sequence ATGGAGCAGTACTTTATTATTGATTTCGACAGCACGTTTACACAGGTAGAGGCCCTTGACGAACTGGCCCGCATTTCTCTCAAAAACCACCCCAACCGGGAAGCTATCTATCAGCAGATAGAAGACCTAACCAACGCTTCGATGGAAGGCCGGTTATCCTTCACCCAGAGTCTGGAAAACCGGGTTAAACTGTTAGAGGCCAACCGCGATCATTTAAAGCAGCTCATCAGTCATCTCAAGAAAAAAGTATCCACTTCTTTTTCGCGCAATACCATATTTTTTAAAAACCACCAGGATGAAGTACTCATCGTATCCGGTGGATTCAAAGAATTTATTACCCCGGTAGTTACCGAATACCATATCAAAAAAGAAAACATCTACGCCAATACTTTTGTATTTGACGAACAAGGCAAAATCATCGGTTACGATCGGGAAAACCCGCTTTCACAGGAAGGTGGCAAGGTTAAATTACTGAAAGAACTGCAACTGCCAGGTGATATTTATGGTATTGGCGACGGTTATTCCGATTTTCAGCTCAAGGAATCGGGCATGATCAAAAAATTCTTCGCCTTTACCGAAAACATCGAACGCAAATCAGTAGCCGAAAAAGCCGATCATATAACCCCCAGTTTCGACGAGTTTTTATATCTCAATAAACTGCCACGCGCCATATCGTACCCTAAAAACCGCATCAAATGTCTCATTGTAGGCAATGTGGATGATGACGCGCTGGCCCAGATGAAAAAGGAAGGTTATAACCTGCGTCACCGCGAAAGCATCGAAGAAAAATACCTGGAAGAAGCCGGTGTTTTGTTTTGCGATGAAGCCAATCAGCCTAGTCCTGAGCAGGTACAAAATGCAGGCAGATTAAAAGTTATCGGTATTTTTGGCAAATGTAACCGTAAACTAGCCGACGCGGCCACCGAAAGTGGCATCATCATATTTGACGATCCGAAGCATAATCCGCACAATAACGATTTTATACCCCGCCGGGTAATGGCCTTTATGAACGAGGGTAAAACACATACCAGCTGCAACTTCCCCGATCTGCAGCCGCCTCGTGTAAGTAATGCCCACCGGTTAATACACATCCACAAAAATATACCCGGTATACTGGCCAAGATCAACGAGGTATTTGCCAGCCACAACATCAATATAGTAGGTGAGTTTTTGGTGACCAATGCCCAGATAGGCTATGTAATTACCGATGTTAATACGGGATATGATCCGCAGGTACTCAACGAGCTAAAAGCTATTGAACATACTATTAAGTTCAGATTACTGTATTAG
- a CDS encoding acyltransferase family protein, with protein sequence MHPNSRNHLIDLLRILAASWVVIFHLNPIGKHAGNWYLLICSYGYLGVPVFFIVSGYCILIALQHAKKPAEFIIRRLFRIFPPYWFSLMITCVAILFSKLSTGTNSAAILPKSISAIGATIALLTTPVTKVATINWVYWTLPFEVFFYLVTCACSFLKKQYFTLAIIGITLLSVFLPIPKSGPLFFLAFWPLFTLGMVLYKFRYDPSGQKWYNLALLAVTLLGFYTTKQNQPYIIACFITAVLIIIDHFKPIKNNFISKYGDVSYSLYLIHVPLGIYFWNLIQKRETLEQHLVLNITTDFCLLVILICLSGLMHKYVEIPSINYGKKLSR encoded by the coding sequence ATGCATCCCAACAGCCGCAATCATTTAATTGATTTGCTCAGAATATTAGCTGCCTCATGGGTAGTTATATTCCATCTTAACCCTATAGGAAAGCATGCTGGTAATTGGTACCTCCTTATTTGTAGCTACGGCTATTTGGGAGTACCTGTTTTTTTTATTGTAAGTGGTTATTGTATATTAATTGCTTTACAACACGCAAAAAAACCTGCTGAATTTATAATCAGGCGCTTGTTCAGGATATTCCCGCCATATTGGTTCAGCCTCATGATTACTTGTGTGGCCATATTGTTTTCTAAACTATCAACCGGGACAAACTCCGCGGCCATATTACCTAAGAGCATATCGGCCATTGGCGCTACCATTGCTTTGCTAACTACCCCTGTTACCAAGGTTGCAACTATTAACTGGGTTTACTGGACATTACCTTTTGAGGTATTTTTTTACCTGGTAACCTGCGCCTGCTCATTTTTAAAAAAACAATATTTTACCCTTGCCATCATTGGTATAACTTTATTAAGTGTTTTTTTACCCATACCAAAATCAGGACCTCTCTTCTTTTTGGCATTTTGGCCTCTGTTTACTTTAGGCATGGTTCTTTACAAATTCAGATACGATCCATCAGGGCAAAAATGGTATAACCTGGCTTTATTGGCCGTCACCTTATTAGGTTTTTATACTACAAAACAAAATCAACCATACATTATTGCTTGTTTTATTACAGCTGTTTTAATTATAATTGACCACTTTAAACCCATAAAAAACAACTTCATTAGCAAATACGGCGACGTTTCTTACTCCCTCTATTTGATACACGTGCCACTGGGTATTTATTTTTGGAATCTTATTCAAAAACGGGAAACTTTAGAACAACATCTCGTTTTAAACATCACAACAGATTTTTGTTTACTGGTTATTCTGATATGTCTTTCTGGTCTTATGCATAAATACGTTGAGATCCCTTCCATTAATTATGGCAAAAAGCTGAGTCGTTAG
- a CDS encoding NAD-dependent epimerase/dehydratase family protein, whose protein sequence is MILVTGATGFLGAELAKLLVNTGQRIRCTKRNNSRVPALLIAYQTQIEWVDADMLDIFALADALEGITQVYHCAAWVSLKQADKAPMINTNVTGTANVVNLCTERGIRMVHVSSIAAIGIAKPDELITENHHLEQSTENDGYAISKLESEMEVWRGIAEGLDAVIVNPSLILGASAGTSGTGALFKTVQKGLKYYTGGSGGFVDVEDVAKCMVALMNSDITAERYIISAQNYTYQNMTTEIAHNFGIKPPAKLAKPWMMGLAWRGSAIIAALTGGSPAIDKTSAKAASEIRSFDNSKIKDAIGIEFKPVIETIAEVCKALK, encoded by the coding sequence ATGATATTAGTTACCGGCGCAACAGGTTTTTTAGGAGCTGAACTGGCAAAATTGCTGGTAAACACGGGCCAACGCATCCGTTGCACAAAAAGGAACAATTCCAGGGTACCTGCTCTGTTAATAGCTTATCAAACACAGATAGAATGGGTTGATGCCGATATGCTTGACATATTTGCCCTTGCTGATGCGCTGGAAGGCATTACACAGGTTTATCATTGTGCGGCATGGGTATCCTTAAAACAGGCGGATAAAGCGCCCATGATCAACACCAACGTTACAGGTACGGCTAATGTGGTTAACCTGTGCACCGAACGCGGCATTCGCATGGTTCATGTAAGCTCCATAGCCGCTATTGGTATTGCTAAACCGGATGAATTGATTACCGAAAATCATCACCTGGAACAATCAACAGAAAATGATGGCTATGCCATATCCAAGCTGGAAAGCGAAATGGAAGTATGGCGCGGTATTGCCGAAGGTCTGGATGCCGTAATTGTTAATCCATCCCTCATTTTAGGTGCCAGCGCGGGCACATCCGGTACGGGCGCATTATTCAAAACCGTACAAAAAGGACTTAAATATTATACCGGCGGCAGCGGCGGTTTTGTTGATGTGGAAGATGTAGCCAAATGTATGGTAGCCCTCATGAACAGCGATATTACCGCGGAACGCTATATCATCAGCGCCCAAAATTATACTTATCAAAATATGACCACCGAAATTGCCCATAATTTCGGCATAAAACCACCAGCCAAATTAGCCAAACCCTGGATGATGGGCCTGGCCTGGCGAGGCTCAGCAATCATCGCTGCCTTAACAGGGGGATCCCCAGCTATCGATAAAACATCTGCTAAGGCTGCTTCTGAGATCCGGAGTTTTGATAATTCAAAGATCAAAGACGCTATCGGTATTGAATTTAAACCGGTGATTGAAACTATTGCAGAGGTTTGCAAAGCATTGAAATAA